One Schistocerca gregaria isolate iqSchGreg1 unplaced genomic scaffold, iqSchGreg1.2 ptg000569l, whole genome shotgun sequence genomic window, AGTCCTATTCCTGTGTCGAACGCGTGAATCGAACTAGCGCTCGGGAGCTTCTCTTCTTTAGATTGGTTTAGGGCTTGAATGATAGTTTGGGAAATCTCGAAGACTTTGACCTGAGCGATTTTAGTCGCTTGAAGAATGCTGCTTTTTGACAGAGCCAATCCGCCTACTTTCTGAATGGCACAGAGCTCGTTCTGGGTGTTTAGGGTGACAGAAAGCTTACCGGACATGACCCTCTCTTCCTTCCAGCTTGGATCGACGACCAAGTGGTCGGCATCGAAAATGCCAAATGAGACACAGATTGGCATGTGATGGATACTCAGAGATACAGGTTCCTTTTCTTTGGTTGAATGTACGATCACTGTACCCCCAGCGATGGTGATATCTGGTCGACGGAAATGATGCAGTGCAGTTATGGCGCCAATGCTGCAGCAGTCAGTGATATTGCCTTGGTCGTCAAGTACGTGCATATCTAGTCTTACAACCCAAACTTTTTCTCCCGCAGTGATGCACAAGGCTTCGGTATCTATAGCACCGCCCTCCCTCAGGCCGCGTTCCACGAGGCGGGTAGTCTCGACTCCCTGAGCAGACAGACGGCCGCTATAAGCCGGAGAAGCCATGGGCGAAAAATGAATATTGAATTTGAAAAAGCCTTCGGTGGGCCGATCTGGATGCGGCGGAACCACCTCGCAACTCACAACAAACAAAACGCTGAAATGCACGTAGTTTTTTTGTCTAAGTTAGAACAGGGGCCATTCGACAAAGGAGTGCGCATGCAGAGATAGATGTATATAGGTTGTGTGTGTGCACGTATTTGTACATCGATGTATTGCTCTCTCAGACATATAGATCATCGCCTCTACGCGAGACTGCGTAGAACATGTCCACGCCAG contains:
- the LOC126315317 gene encoding uncharacterized protein LOC126315317; translation: MAKAESQRDDLVSSNEKQFIINAINEERRIDGRGIFDYRALKISFGSKWGSVQVQLGQTRVLFVVSCEVVPPHPDRPTEGFFKFNIHFSPMASPAYSGRLSAQGVETTRLVERGLREGGAIDTEALCITAGEKVWVVRLDMHVLDDQGNITDCCSIGAITALHHFRRPDITIAGGTVIVHSTKEKEPVSLSIHHMPICVSFGIFDADHLVVDPSWKEERVMSGKLSVTLNTQNELCAIQKVGGLALSKSSILQATKIAQVKVFEISQTIIQALNQSKEEKLPSASSIHAFDTGIGLEMMSAKHSETEGPINSHLSNWTKIDCAFRFHHDTESIEINSESVGSGMHKLQKELQTGDIATEWRLNDVDSHEESMADTTNVHTQKKAVYFEHLVAELNSDEGQPRNADDSSEEEDVRILYSEHKNL